One window of Hypanus sabinus isolate sHypSab1 chromosome 18, sHypSab1.hap1, whole genome shotgun sequence genomic DNA carries:
- the LOC132377464 gene encoding zinc finger protein 239-like, producing MAHQRVHTREWPFTCSDCGKGFTSSYFLLRHKSVHTGEWPFTCSVCGKGFTQSSHLLRHQSVHTGEWPFTCSVCRKGFAQSSELKVHQRVHTGERPFTCSDCGKGFTTLASLQAHQRVHTRERPFTCSVCGKGFTQSSQLKVHQRVHTGERPFTCSVCGKGFICASHVLRHQSVHTEAWAFTCSECGKGFTESSSLQRHQSVHTGKWRFTCSDCGKGFNRSSHLLRHQSAHTGKGPFTCSDCGKGFTQSSLLKIHRRVHTGERPFTCSDCGKGFILSSQLKVHQRVHIVERPFTCSECGKGFTQSSHLLRHQSVHTGEWPFTCSICEKGFTQSHRRQKHQSAHTGK from the coding sequence atggctcaccagcgagttcacaccagggagtggcccttcacctgctctgactgtgggaagggattcacatcATCATATTTCCTACTGAGGCacaagtcagttcacaccggagagtggccattcacctgctcagtctgtgggaaaggattcacacagtcatctcacctactgagacaccagtcagttcacactggagagtggccattcacctgctcagtctgtaggaagggattcgctcagtcatctgaactgaaagtacatcagagagttcacactggggagaggccattcacctgctcagactgtgggaagggattcacaacGTTAGCTAGCCTACaagcacaccagcgagttcacactcgggagaggccgtttacctgctcagtgtgtgggaagggattcactcagtcatctcaactgaaggtacatcagcgagttcacactggggagaggccgttcacctgctcagtttgtgggaaggggttcatttGCGCATCCCacgtactgagacaccagtcagtacacACCGAGGCGTgggcattcacctgctcagagtgtgggaagggattcactgaatcatcctccctacagagacaccagtcagttcacactgggaagtggcggttcacctgctcagactgtgggaagggattcaatcggtcatctcacctactgagacaccagtcagcccACACAGGGAAagggccattcacctgctcagattgtgggaagggattcactcagtcatctctacTGAAGATAcatcggcgagttcacactggggagaggccattcacctgctcagactgtgggaagggattcattttgtCATCCCAACTGAAagtgcatcagcgagttcacattgtggagaggccattcacctgctcagaatgtgggaagggattcacacagtcatctcACCTattaagacaccagtcagttcacaccggagagtggccattcacctgctcaatctgtgagaaaggattcacacAGTCACATCGCCGACAGAAACACCAGTCAGCCCACACAGGGAAATGA